A window of Scophthalmus maximus strain ysfricsl-2021 chromosome 10, ASM2237912v1, whole genome shotgun sequence contains these coding sequences:
- the LOC118283673 gene encoding uncharacterized protein LOC118283673, with protein sequence MDGHTWSRLLLLAALLSSAAAKSVPVYFVVGEPLVLTPPVFGPLSSIVWDLNGDLVAEWVNSHLELLRFSKRHANLNLVTGQLVIKNTTEAHAGLYKAVINEMHVLTYQTQVIKRVSKPELQMGPLTCSGDATGAGPVTYSWRKGTGPWGPEQKSPDTILQNDKEVQAVRMISCRMTNPVSKEESEPLKSPFYRDPPPGHVVGTVLGVLFGIGAVVGVAVWKREAIKDWIRPN encoded by the coding sequence tccaggctgctgctgctcgccgccCTGCTGAGCTCCGCTGCGGCCAAGAGTGTCCCGGTGTACTTCGTGGTCGGCGAGCCGCTGGTCCTGACGCCTCCCGTTTTCGGGCCCTTGAGCAGCATCGTGTGGGATCTGAATGGAGACCTGGTGGCTGAGTGGGTCAACTCTCACTTGGAACTCCTCAGATTTTCTAAAAGACACGCAAACCTGAACCTGGTGACCGGACAGCTGGTGATCAAGAACACGACTGAAGCTCACGCAGGGCTTTATAAAGCGGTGATCAACGAGATGCACGTTCTGACTTACCAGACCCAAGTGATCAAGAGAGTGTCCAAGCCCGAGCTGCAGATGGGACCCCTGACCTGTTCTGGAGACGCCACAGGGGCCGGGCCCGTCACCTACAGCTGGAGGAAGGGAACTGGACCGTGGGGGCCGGAGCAGAAGAGCCCGGACACCATCCTCCAGAACGACAAGGAGGTCCAGGCTGTAAGAATGATCTCCTGTCGGATGACAAACCCAGTCAGCAAGGAGGAGAGCGAGCCCCTCAAGAGCCCGTTCTACAGGGATCCACCTCCTGGTCATGTAGTCGGGACGGTTCTTGGTGTCCTCTTCGGGATCGGTGCTGTTGTTGGTGTTGCTGTTTGGAAGCGAGAAGCCATCAAGGACTGGATCCGTCCAAAttaa
- the LOC118283671 gene encoding uncharacterized protein LOC118283671 has translation MDGHARSRLLLLAALLSSTAGQSPAVYFVVGEPLVLTPPVFGPLNSIVWDRNGDLVVEWVNSRPEHFSSFKRYANLNMTTGQLVIKPTIQRDAGLFKVVINKVQSLTYKAQVIKRVSKPEVQMRTLTCSGDPTGAGPVTYSWRKGTGPWGPEQKSPDTILENNKEVQGERTISCRMTNPVGEEESEPLKNPFYRDPPPGHVVGTVLGVLFGIGAVVGVAVWKRQAIKNWIRPNPGGGEDALAEVRSSSPAAAGDKADSPETKLLNGEQREVPSDPDSPLAPIAP, from the coding sequence ATGGACGGACACGCGCggtccaggctgctgctgctcgccgccCTGCTGAGCTCCACTGCGGGCCAGAGTCCCGCGGTCTACTTCGTGGTCGGCGAGCCGCTGGTCCTGACGCCTCCCGTTTTCGGGCCCTTGAACAGCATCGTGTGGGATCGGAACGGAGACCTGGTGGTCGAGTGGGTGAACTCTCGCCCGGAACACTTCAGTTCGTTTAAAAGATACGCAAACCTGAACATGACGACCGGACAGCTGGTGATCAAACCCACAATTCAAAGGGACGCAGGGCTTTTTAAAGTGGTGATCAACAAGGTGCAGAGTCTGACTTACAAGGCCCAAGTGATCAAGAGAGTGTCCAAGCCCGAGGTGCAGATGAGAACCCTGACCTGTTCTGGAGACCCCACAGGGGCCGGGCCCGTCACCTACAGCTGGAGGAAGGGAACCGGACCGTGGGGGCCGGAGCAGAAGAGCCCAGACACCATCCTCGAGAACAATAAGGAGGTCCAGGGTGAAAGAACGATCTCCTGTCGGATGACAAACCCAGTcggcgaggaggagagcgagccCCTCAAGAACCCGTTCTACAGGGATCCACCTCCTGGTCATGTAGTCGGGACGGTTCTTGGTGTCCTCTTCGGGATCGGTGCTGTTGTTGGCGTTGCTGTTTGGAAGCGACAAGCCATCAAGAACTGGATCCGTCCAAAtccaggaggaggtgaagatgctcTTGCAGAGGTGAGGTCcagttctcctgctgctgccggggaCAAGGCAGACAGTCCTGAGACTAAACTTCTCAACGGAGAGCAACGAGAAGTTCCCTCAGATCCAGATTCTCCTCTGGCCCCCATCGCTCCATGA
- the LOC118283672 gene encoding uncharacterized protein LOC118283672 produces MDGHTWSRLLLLAALLSSAAAKGVPMNFVVGEPLVLTPPVFGPLSSIVWDLNGDLVAEWVKSDLEHCRYSKRHANLNLVTGQLVIKNTTEAHAGLYKAVINEMLILTYQTQVIKRVSKPELQMGTLTCSGDPTGAGPVTYSWRKGTGPWGPEQKSPDTILQNNKEVQAVRMISCRMTNPVSEEESEPLKNPFYKDPPPGHVVGTVLGVLFGIGAVVGVAVWKREAIKDWIRPNPGGGEDVLAEVRSSSPAAASNEKFPQIQILQTPNFQSITNT; encoded by the coding sequence ATGGACGGACACACTTGgtccagactgctgctgctcgccgccCTGCTGAGCTCCGCTGCGGCCAAGGGTGTCCCGATGAACTTCGTGGTCGGCGAGCCACTGGTCCTGACGCCTCCCGTTTTCGGGCCCTTGAGCAGCATTGTGTGGGATCTGAATGGAGACCTGGTGGCTGAGTGGGTCAAGTCCGACCTGGAACACTGCAGATATTCTAAAAGACACGCAAACCTGAACCTGGTGACAGGACAGCTGGTGATCAAGAACACGACTGAAGCTCACGCAGGGCTTTATAAAGCGGTGATCAACGAGATGCTTATTCTGACTTACCAGACCCAAGTGATCAAGAGAGTGTCCAAGCCCGAGCTGCAGATGGGAACCCTGACCTGTTCTGGAGACCCCACCGGGGCCGGGCCCGTCACCTACAGCTGGAGGAAGGGAACTGGACCGTGGGGGCCGGAGCAGAAGAGCCCGGACACCATCCTCCAGAACAATAAGGAGGTCCAGGCTGTAAGAATGATCTCCTGTCGGATGACAAACCCAGTcagcgaggaggagagcgagccCCTCAAGAACCCGTTCTACAAGGATCCACCTCCTGGTCATGTAGTCGGGACGGTTCTTGGTGTCCTCTTCGGGATCGGTGCTGTTGTTGGTGTTGCTGTTTGGAAGCGAGAAGCCATCAAGGACTGGATCCGTCCAAAtccaggaggaggtgaagatgtTCTTGCAGAGGTGAGGTCcagttctcctgctgctgccagcaATGAGAAGTTCCCTCAGATCCAGATTCTCCAGACTCCAAACTTTCAATCAATCACCAACACCTAA
- the adob gene encoding 2-aminoethanethiol (cysteamine) dioxygenase b, which translates to MMPGDRDMSSIVQRIARQALVTFRSPPRAGEDAGKSFLENLGKLRSLMTEVRAADLRLAPPPPPPYLHLHQQLHHGAAPPVTYMHICETDQFSMGVFLLKSGASIPLHDHPGMHGVLKVMYGKVRISCFDRPQPPAPVGALRRSVLRSTGEFTEECGPCVLSPDRDNLHQIDAVDGPTAFMDILAPPYDPDDGRDCHYYRVLPDAEASPAGRQQQQRGEEEEEEEKDAWLMEIPQPPGFWCGAEPYPGPEVSL; encoded by the coding sequence ATGATGCCCGGTGACCGCGACATGAGCTCCATCGTGCAGAGAATCGCTCGACAGGCGCTCGTCACCTTCCGCAGCCCGCCGCGCGCCGGGGAGGACGCCGGGAAGTCGTTCCTGGAGAACCTCGGCAAACTGAGGAGCCTGATGACGGAAGTGCGCGCGGCGGACCTGCGGctcgctccgccgccgccgccgccgtacctccacctccaccagcagctccaccacGGCGCCGCGCCCCCGGTCACCTACATGCACATCTGCGAGACGGACCAGTTCAGCATGGGCGTGTTCCTGCTGAAGAGCGGCGCGTCCATCCCGCTGCACGACCACCCGGGGATGCACGGCGTGCTCAAAGTCATGTACGGCAAGGTCAGGATCAGCTGCTTCGACCGGCCGCAGCCGCCGGCCCCGGTGGGCGCCCTGCGGCGCTCCGTGCTCCGCTCCACCGGGGAGTTCACGGAGGAGTGCGGCCCGTGCGTCCTCTCGCCCGACCGGGACAACCTGCACCAGATCGACGCGGTGGACGGCCCCACGGCGTTCATGGACATCCTGGCCCCGCCGTACGACCCGGACGACGGCAGGGACTGCCACTATTACCGGGTGCTGCCGGACGCCGAGGCGAGCCCCGcggggcggcagcagcagcagcggggggaggaggaggaggaggaggagaaggacgcGTGGCTCATGGAGATCCCGCAGCCTCCGGGCTTCTGGTGCGGAGCGGAGCCGTACCCGGGCCCGGAGGTCAGCCTCTGA
- the LOC118283766 gene encoding early growth response protein 2b-like: protein MMMMMMMMSSAQVVDEVLTGEGGLCSHTPVVFKEESVWEDEREGKPREDGGGELLPDVKCAPELPLHGDSAQHYAATLRTFTGKFSAESGGAGGPWTHRDVVHVLGADIVTPGPATVPGSSPASPGIYAGGGGGGGDAGDGAMAHGQPDISHMYAPPHHHPHPHPHPHAAPSYSCSGDMYQDQSAGGYLATSTCAVSYHPPPSYNSAPKPPVDGAALLSIMPEYGGFYPQSCQRDLQAAFPERKSLPYPLDSLRMPPPLTPLNTIRNFTLGAPSSASDGAMAAAFPGHQNLPLRPIARPRKYPNRPSKTPVHQRPYPCPAESCDRRFSRSDELSRHLRIHTGHKPFQCRICMRNFSRSDHLTTHIRTHTGEKPFSCDQCGRKFARSDERRRHMKIHLRQKEKKCAASRP, encoded by the exons atgatgatgatgatgatgatgatgagttcaGCTCAGGTAGTGGATGAGGTGTtgacaggtgagggggggcTGTGCTCACACACCCCCGTGGTTTTTAAAGAAGAGTCCGTGTGGGAGGACGAGCGTGAAGGGAAACCCCGTGAGGACGGAGGCG GTGAACTGCTGCCGGACGTGAAGTGCGCACCGGAGCTGCCTCTCCACGGCGACTCGGCGCAGCACTACGCGGCAACTTTACGCACGTTCACCGGCAAGTTCTCGGCGGAGTCCGGCGGCGCGGGAGGACCGTGGACCCACAGAGACGTCGTCCACGTGCTCGGCGCGGACATCGTCACCCCGGGCCCGGCCACTGTGCCCGGGTCGTCTCCGGCATCCCCCGGTATTTacgcaggcggaggaggaggaggaggagacgcggGGGACGGTGCCATGGCGCACGGTCAGCCGGACATCAGCCACATGTACGCACCCCCTCACCATCACCCCCACccgcacccccacccccacgcgGCTCCCTCCTACTCCTGCAGCGGGGACATGTACCAGGACCAGTCGGCAGGCGGCTACCTGGCGACGTCCACCTGCGCCGTGTCCTACCACCCGCCGCCGTCCTACAACTCTGCGCCCAAACCGCCGGTCGACGGCGCCGCGCTGCTCTCCATCATGCCCGAGTACGGAGGCTTCTACCCGCAGAGCTGCCAGAGGGACCTGCAGGCGGCCTTCCCGGAGAGGAAGTCCCTGCCGTACCCGCTGGACTCCCTCAGGATGCCTCCGCCGCTCACGCCGCTCAACACCATCAGGAACTTTACGCTCGGCGCGCCCTCGTCGGCCTCCGACGGTGCGATGGCCGCCGCCTTCCCCGGCCACCAGAACCTCCCCCTCAGGCCGATCGCGAGGCCCAGGAAGTACCCGAACCGGCCGAGCAAGACGCCCGTGCACCAGCGGCCGTACCCGTGCCCGGCGGAGAGCTGCGACCGCAGGTTCTCGCGCTCGGACGAGCTGAGCCGCCACCTGCGCATCCACACGGGCCACAAGCCCTTCCAGTGCCGCATCTGCATGCGCAACTTCAGCCGCAGCGACCACCTCACCACGCACATCCGCACGCACACCGGGGAGAAGCCCTTCTCCTGCGACCAGTGCGGCAGGAAGTTCGCGCGCAGCGacgagcggcggcggcacaTGAAGATCCACCTGcggcagaaggagaagaagtgcGCGGCGTCCCGACCCTGA